The Parafrankia discariae genome includes a region encoding these proteins:
- a CDS encoding tetratricopeptide repeat protein produces MFSYSTSPVILSSQDGRKTHWRCLWRRISVGPRRLAEDVLARRQQILGKDHPQTLGSASVLAEILRVLGEIDAARTLNEETLTHRRGILGDDHPDTLVSAAELAICLAGLGELRAARDLDADTLTRLWRVHGDNHRHTLAVAHNLAISLRKLGEPEEARRIEEDVVARRQQVLGPDHEHTLDATATLCACLADLGDLQAAHDLAEHIVTRRQRILGPGHRDTVASINLLQDVRAKQQQRGEDTKRGTGTRRWRRK; encoded by the coding sequence GTGTTCTCCTACTCGACGTCGCCCGTTATCTTGAGCAGTCAGGACGGTCGCAAAACGCATTGGAGATGTCTCTGGCGGCGTATCAGCGTTGGTCCAAGGCGTTTGGCCGAGGACGTGCTCGCCCGCCGCCAGCAGATACTAGGCAAAGATCATCCTCAAACGCTTGGGTCTGCCAGTGTCCTGGCGGAAATCCTGCGCGTGCTCGGGGAAATCGACGCCGCGCGCACCCTCAACGAGGAAACCCTGACGCACCGCCGGGGAATCTTGGGTGACGACCATCCGGACACACTGGTGTCTGCTGCAGAGCTTGCCATTTGCCTTGCTGGTCTTGGAGAACTGCGAGCAGCTCGTGATCTCGACGCGGACACCCTGACTCGCCTGTGGCGAGTACACGGCGATAATCATAGACATACCCTGGCTGTCGCACATAATCTTGCCATCAGTCTCCGAAAACTGGGCGAGCCGGAAGAGGCACGCCGGATCGAGGAAGACGTCGTAGCCCGTCGGCAGCAGGTCCTGGGACCAGACCACGAACACACCCTGGACGCGACTGCCACCCTGTGCGCATGCCTTGCGGACCTCGGCGACCTCCAGGCGGCACACGATCTGGCAGAGCACATCGTCACCCGCCGACAGCGAATCCTCGGCCCTGGCCACCGGGACACGGTGGCCTCGATCAACCTGCTGCAGGACGTGCGCGCCAAGCAGCAACAGCGGGGCGAGGACACCAAGCGGGGAACAGGCACCCGACGCTGGCGGCGGAAGTAG